The stretch of DNA CAAGAGCATTACGACAATGCCTTCAAGGTACAATGGGAATTGTTCTTGAAACATGTCGTGACCGATTCACCCTTTGAAAATGGCCTGCTAGAAGGAGCCAAAGGCGTACAACTGGCAGAGAAAGGATTGGAAAGCTGGGAAAAAAGAGCTTGGGTGGATATAGAAGAACTGGGATAAAGAAAATTAAATACAAGATGAAACAAGTCGCACTCATCACGGGCGGTAGTCGTGGCATTGGGCTAGGCATAGCTCAACTGCTCGCCCAACAAGGTTGGAACCTGGCGATTAATGGCATGCGGCCTCAGGAAGCGGTACAAACAACCCTCGACCAGCTGGCAGCCACTGGGGTGGAAGTCATTTACTGCCAGGGCAATGTTGGCCAAACCGAGGACCATCAACGAATACTGGCCCATATCCTTGAAAAATGGGGACACCTCAATGCCTTGATCAATAATGCTGGCGTGGCGCCAAAAGAGCGGAATGACCTGCTGGAGATGAGCGAAGAAAGTTATGATCGGGTGATGGGCATCAACCTCAGAGGGCCTTTTTTCTTGTCCCTCGCCGCTGCAAAGGCCATGCTAAAGACCAAAGCAGCGCAGCCCGACTTCCCCGCTTTTATTGTCAATATATCGTCTATATCAGCAACGGTTGTTTCTACCAATCGCGGTCAGTATTGCATCTCCAAGGCCGGGATAGGCATGATGACGCAACTCCTTGCCGCGCGTTTGGGTATCGAGGGCATTCCGGTGTATGAAGTGAGGCCAGGGGTGATTATGACGGATATGACCTCCACTGTAAAAGAAAAATATGATAACTTAATCCTCAACGGCGATTTGTGCGTGCAGAAACGCTGGGGATACCCGGAAGATGTCGGAAAAGTAGTAGGCAGTCTGCTTAGAGGCGATTTCCCCTACTCGACCGGCCAGGTCATCATGGTAGATGGCGGCTTGACCATGCCGAGGCTTTAAACGTTAAACAACCAGTCATGAATAAAGACACCTTGTGGAAAATTTGTGGAGTAGCGGTATTGCTCGTCGCAATCCTCACCTTCACCCCTTTGGTTACCCCAACAGGACAACACAAACCTGAACTGATGGGCATGCCCTACACCCTTTGGGTAGGCATTTTAGAAGCCATTGTATTGGTAAGCTTAACCTATCTGGGTACCAAAGTACATCCAGGACGAAAAAACGACTAAACCATGCTACAATCACTTATCATTGCCGGTATTTTTTATGTTGCCGCACTGGCCTTATTCACCATCAGGACCAGGACCAAGGAGAAAAGCTCTAAAAGTTTTTTGATGGCTGGAGCCAATGTAGGAGCCCTCTTGGGCTTTTTTACTTTTGCCGCTACCCTATTTAGTACCTTTACCCTACAGGGAATGCCCGATTTTTTTAGGGTAAATGGCATAGGCGCCTGGATATTCCTGGCTATTTCAGATGCGGTTATGGTCTTTGGGATTATTTCAGTGGGGTATGCCTTTCGAAAAAAAGCTTCCCAACATGAATATTATGGCATGGCGGGGTTTATGAGTTTCTGTTATAAATCCAAATGGGCGGGACTCGTTACCTTCTTTGGGGCCTTTATTTTCCTGGTTCCCTATGTAGCTATCCAAATCAGGGGCGTTGCCATTTTCCTCAGTGCCGCCTTTCCCGAGTCTATCCCCTTGTGGCTTGGCGCCACAGCGATGGTCACCATCATGCTGATTTATAGTGAAATAGGCGGACTAAAGGCGATTATGTACAGCGACGTGCTGCAAGGTATTCTCTTGCTGATTGTCATTTGGATTATAGGTTTCAATTGCCTCAATCATTTTGGTGGATTAGGAGAAATGTTTGACGAAATTGAGCAAAAAAATGTAGCCTTGCTCTCGGTACCAGGCCCTAAAGGCCTATTGGATTTCCAATTCTTATTTGGCTCCATGATTGCCATTGTATTGCTTCCTTTTACCCAGCCTCAGGTGTCGACAAGGCTCATTATTATGAAGGATACCAAATCGCTTTATAAATTGGCCGTTGGCTTAGGCTTTTTTGCTATTTTAATCATCTTGCCTACCGTTTTTATAGGCATGTATGGTGCGGCCATGTATCCAGAAGATTCCATGGCAGCCTTTCTCAGCAAGACCTTTTTAACGGACCAATCCAATTTGATCGGGGCCTTTGTGATGATCGGATTGGTGGCTGCCGCGATATCTACCTCCGATTCGCAACTTTTTGCATTGGGAGGGGAAATGCGCTCCTTGTTGTCTGGAGAGGACAAGAAAATGGTGTTAATCGCGCGAATTTCCATCTTTGTGTTTGCCCTGATTACCTTGGCATTTGCGCTCATGAGTAGCGATGAATTAGTTCTACTTACCCGAATGAGTTTTGCCGGAACGGCCTTGATGGCCCCAATGATTTTTACGGGTATTTTTTACGATAATTCTTCCCAATTAAAAGTGATTCCTTTTGCCACCCTGGCAGCGTTAATCACCCTGTTGGCATCGCTTTTTGGCTTGGTCCCCAATATGGTTATGGGGATTCGAATGGACCTGATTCTCCTGGGTGCCCTCGCTATCATTGCCCTGGTCACCGTTGGTATAAATAAAGCAAATAAAACGGCTTGAGTAATTTGAAAAATTAAACTTATCTTTAGATTAATGAAACGAGTACCCTTTGAACAAATACACCAGGAGCTCAAGCGTATCCACCTAAAAATGGGGTTCACGGAAGCAAGAGCGGATCTAAGTGCTCGTTTATTTACAGCGGCGAGCTTAGATGGGGTCTACTCCCATGGCTTAAATCGCTTTCCTCGGTTTATTAGTTACATCCAAAAGGGATACGTACTGATTGATAAAGAGCCGGTATTGTCCAAACAGATGGGCGCCCTGGAACAATGGGATGGCCAACTTGGTCCTGGCAACCTCAATGCGTGGTTCTGCATGGACCGTGCCATCGCGCTGGCCCAAACCCATGGCATTGGCCTGGTAGGCCTCCGCAACACCAATCACTGGATGCGTGGAGGTGCTTATGGATGGCAAGCTGCCGATGCTGGCATGTTGAGCATTTGTTGCACCAATACGATCCCCAATATGCCAGCGTGGGGCGCAAAAAATCCGGTTTTCGGAAACAATCCGCTGATTATAGGTGTACCTAAAGCAGAAGGACATATTGTTTTCGATACCGCCATGACACAATTCTCTTTTGGAAAAATCGAATCCTATAGTCGGGCAGGAAAAATGTTACCCGTCGCTGGTGGTTTTGATACCAAAGGAGAAGTGACACAAGATCCTAAGGAAATAGAAAAAAGTGGACGAGCACTACCTTTTGGCTTTTGGAAAGGCTCGGGTTTATCATTGATGCTCGACCTATTAGCGAGCGGCCTGTCTGAAGGCCTCTCTACGACCCAAATCGGTGCGCAAAAGGAGGATGAATATGGCCTGTCTCAGCTTTTTATAGCCATCAATCCTTTTAGTACAGGCTCAAAAGCGCATTTTGAGCAAGTGATCAAAGAAACCCTTGCGGCTATCCATGCAGCCGAACCAGCCGCTGAAGGCGAACAAGCTTTTTATCCTGGTGAAAGAACGTTACTGACAAGAAAAGAAAATACGACATTGGGCATTCCCGTTGACGAAGCTTATTGGGCAGAAATTCAAGCCATGTAAAAATGAAAAAGCCATCTTTTAAATTAGTCCTTATCGCAGCCACATTATTGATAGGGCTTTTTGCCATCAAAGGGCTCTTCCTTTCACAAGAGAAAGTCGATTTTAATACGGCTGTCCGGCCCATCCTCAACCGGCACTGTCTTAAGTGCCACGGAGGGGTCAAGGCGCAGTCGGGCCTAAGTTTTTTATTTGAAGAAGAGGCTTTTGCCCCCGCCGAATCCGGTTTGCCCGCCATCCTTCCTGGTGATGCACGACATAGCGAGTTGATTAAACGGATCAAACACCACGATCCTGAATTACGAATGCCTCCCGCAGGCGATCCGCTTTCCCAAGCGGAAATTCAAACCTTATCCTTATGGATTGATCAAGGGGCCAAATGGGCCAAACATTGGGCTTATATTCCACCCCAACAGCACCAGGTTCCTACACCTAAGGCGCCAAGTTATTTCCCGCTCCAAAATGAAATAGATCATTTTATCTTAGCCAAACTTTCCGAAAACAAACTTGATCCCTCTCCGGTTACGGATAAAGTAACGCTTTTGAAAAGGCTGAGTCTTGACCTGATTGGTCTACCGCCTACCCCGGCCGAACTGGAAGCCTTCCTGGAAGATGATTCGGAGCTTGCCATCGAGAAGGTAGTCGACCGCTTGCTGGCTTCGCCTCATTTCGGCGAACGCTGGGCCGCCATGTGGATGGACTTGGCACGCTATGGCGATTCCCAAGGGTATCAAAAAGATCCTTATCGCAGCATTTGGCGCTACCGCGATTGGCTGATTGACGCCTTTAACCAGAATCTGCCTTTTGATCAATTTACGATTCAACAAATTGCAGGCGACCTGCTTCCCGAACCTTCAGAAAGTCAATTATTGGCAACTGCTTTTCATCGCAATACCATGACCAATGATGAAGGTGGAACAGATGATGAGGAGTTTAGAGTAGCTGCCGTCATGGATCGCATCAGCACCACCTGGGAAGTCTGGCAAGGAACGACCATGGCCTGCGTGCAATGCCATAGCCATCCTTATGACCCCTTTGAACACAAAGATTTTTATACCACTATGGCATTTTTTAATAATACAGCAGATGCCGACACCTATAACGATGCGCCTAATTTTCCCACTTTCTCTAAACCAAATAAAAAACAAATCCAACACTGGGCCAGCCAAATGACAAACATGGAGCATGGCGAAGAGATAACGGATAGTCGGGTATTGAACAACATTCGGAGAATGGCCCTCTTCCCCAATTGGAAGCCTGGTTTTTGTGATAGTTGGGACCTACTTCAGCTAGATGGAAAAAACCAGGCACGACGCCTCGGTAATGGCGCTTGGCTTGCATTCGAAGCAGTCGATCTTAGCGACATTAAAGGCCTTCAAATTTTATACGCCGATTTGGAAAATCCGGGAAAAGTCGCCATCCGATTAGATAGCCTCAATGGCCCTGTCTGGGGCGAAACAACCCTGCGCAAAGCTGCTACAGGCAAAGCTTCCCTTTCCCTTTCACCCACAGCACAAGGGAAAAGAGATATCTATATCCAATTCACCTCTTTAGATGGGCCTTTCTCAAGAAGGTTAGTCATCCAAGACATCCAGTTTCAGCTTGGTGCTAAAGAAAAGGTGATCGCTAACCAAGAAGTGGCCGATAGCCTGGCTGCCCTCACCATGGTGATGACCCCCATCATGAAGGATTTGCCACCCAACCTACAACGAAAAACCCATGTTTTTGAACGGGGAAATTGGCTTGTTCATGGTGAGGAAGTCAAACCTGATGTCCCTCATAGCCTCTTCCCTTTACCCACTAAAACGGCGTATAACCGCCTGGACTTTGCCCAATGGCTGGTCAGCCCAGACAACCCACTCACAGCCAGGGTGATCGTCAATAGGTTTTGGTCACAACTGATGGGACGTGGCATCGTCGAAACCCTGGAGGATTTTGGCTCCCAGGGAACACCGCCTTCGCATCCCGAATTGCTCGATTGGTTGGCCATTCATTTTCAGCAAGACCTTAAATGGGATATCAAAGCTTTATTGCGGCAAATGGTGCTCTCCAGTAGCTACCAGCAAAGTTCCAATACCTCGGCTGAAGCGATGCAAAAAGACCCGAATAACCGCTGGTGGTCCAGGGCCTACCGCAGGCGCCTCACCGCCGAACAAGTCAGGGATCAAACTTTAGCCGTGTGTGGACTTTTGAGTGAAAAAATGTATGGCCCCAGCGTTATGCCACCACAACCGGAAGGTGTTTGGCAGGTTATTCGCGGGGTGATGCGATGGAAGGAGAGCGAAGGGGAAGACAGATACCGCCGAGCACTCTACACTTTTTGGCGAAAATCCAGCCCTTATCCTTCATTTATGACCTTTGATAGTCCTAGCCGCGAATACTGCGTTTCCAGGAGAATTCCAACCAATACGCCTTTACAGGCTTTGGTTACAATGAACGATACGGTCTATGTAGAGGCTGCCAGGGCCCTGGCTCGTCAAATGCAAGACGTGGAAAGCCAGAACCTGGAAGAAAAGCTATCCGTAGGTTACAAAAAAGCACTTTTCAAAACCCCCACAGATGGTATCATGGCCGTGTTGGCAGCGCAATATACCGATAACCTGGCTTTTTATGAGGCCAACCCTGAGGAAGCCCAGTTAATGGCACAGGTTGCGACAGAAAAGGCCCCTGAACTAGCGGCCCTTACCGTCGTTGGCAATGTTATTTTAAATTTAGACGAGTTTGTCGTAAGAGAATAAATACCGACTTATGAAATTAATTAACGAACTCCTTCAAGAATATGAAAAAGAGCTCACTCGACGCTCCTTCCTTCAAGTCGGTGGGTTGAGCCTCGGAGCCATGGCCTTGTCTATGCTTTCTGCTTGCAATAATACGAGTTCTCCTCAGGGCCTGGGCAGCCCGATTGACTTGGCCAATCCTTTAAAACCAAGAATGTCTCATTTTGCGCCAAAGGCCAAAAGGGTGATTTTCTTGCACATGGCTGGCGCTCCTTCTCAACTCGAGCTGTTTGAATATAAACCGGCTTTGCATAAGTTAAATGGCCTGGATTGCCCGCCTTCGTTGCTCGAAGGTAAGCGATTTGCCTTTATCACAGGTGTTCCCAAGATGTTAGGGCCGCAGTTCAACTTCGGTCAATATGGTGAAACACAAAGTTTTGTCTCCGATCGCCTCCCTCATTTCTCCAAAGTAGTCGATGAGGTAACCTTCCTACGGGCTATGCATACCGAGGAATTCAACCATGCACCCGCTCAACTCTTTATGCACACCGGCCATGCCAGAATGGGTCGTCCCAGTATGGGCGCCTGGGTAACCTATGGCCTTGGCTCTGAGAACCAGAACCTACCGGGTTTTGTGGTGCTGGTGTCTGGCGAATCTGCACCTAGTGCAGGGAAAAGTGTATGGGGCAGCGGCTTTCTTCCTTCCGTTTTTCAGGGGGTGCAATGTCGCTCTAAGGGAGAGCCGGTCCTTTATGTGAATAACCCAGGCGGCATGCCTCGCGATATTCGCAAAGGAAGTATTGAGGCCATCAATGAGATCAATAGGCAACGTTATGAGGAAGTAAATGATCCCGAGATTGTCACCCGCATTGCCCAATACGAAATGGCCTATAAGATGCAGATGACCGTCCCTGAAGTCATGGATATTTCCAAAGAACCCGCTTATGTGCATGAAATGTACGGCACCACCCCCGGTGAAGCCTCCTTTGCCAACAATTGTTTATTGGCTCGTCGCTTAGCCGAACAGGATGTGCGGTTCATTCAATTGTTTCACCGAGGCTGGGATTCGCACGGAAGTAGCCAGTTTGAGGCACTCAATATCGGCTTTGTAGAACGTTGTAATGACATTGACAAACCCATGTCGGCACTATTGCAAGACCTCGAACAAAGAGGGCTTTTGGAAGAAACCTTAGTCGTGTGGGGTGGGGAATTCGGCCGAACACCCATGATGGAAAACCGGGGCGGCGTTTCGAATCCCTATGCGGGTCGCGATCACCATAAAGAGGCTTTTACCATGTGGATGGCCGGCGGAGGGGTGAAAAAAGGGTTTAGCTTTGGGGAAACAGATGAGATTGGCTATTTCGGCACCAAAGATCGGGTGCATACCCACGATCTCCAGGCTACCATCCTTCACCTACTGGGCATGGATCACGAAAAACTGACCTACCATTTTCAAGGTCGCGATTTTCGCCTAACCGATGTGCATGGCCATGTGGTACAGCCGATCATTGCTTAAAAAAATAAATCAACAAACCGCAACCGCAACCATCAGAAGTTTATCGAAGGGGTACCGGGCCAAACTTCCGATGTCTCGCGCTGTATGGTGTGCATTTAAACAAAACGAAAATGAAAAACCTTCTATTTCTTTTATGGCTAACTTGCATTAGCGGTGCGCTCTTTGCCCAAGACATGGTGCTCCCCCTCTTCCCTGAGGGCATCCCCTGTGCCAGCGAGAATAAAATAAAAATCACCGAAGTCAATAACGGTAGTCAAAGGCGCATTCGCCAGGTTCAGAACCCGGAAATCGCCGTTTACCTACCCGCTAAATCCTTAGCCAACGGTACGGGTGTCGTTATCTGCCCCGGCGGTGGCTACACGGCATTAGCCTGGGATTGGGAAGGAAGTTGGATGGCCAAATGGTTCAACGAAATGGGTGTCGCTGCCTTTGTCTTGAAGTACCGACTTCCTGGTTGGGAGTCCGAAGAATGCAACGATAAGGTTGCCCTCATGGATGCCCAAAGGGCTATTCGGCTGGTCCGCAGTAAAGCGACGGAATGGCAACTGGATCCCGAACACATTGGCATCATGGGTTTTTCGGCTGGTGGACACCTGGCCTCGACGGCTTCTACTCATTTTGACAAGGGTGATGCAACGGCAAGTATACTGGTCGATCGATTTTCTTCACGGCCTGATTTTTCGATTTTAATGTACCCCGTTATTTCTATGGATACCACCATTGCACATATGGGTACCAGGAACAATGTTTTGGGTAAAAATCCTAGCGCAGAACTGGAGGCCAATTTTTCCAATGAAAAACAAGTCACGGCCGAAACACCACCGACGATTCTCATTCATGCCGATAATGACCGGGCAGTTCTGCCAGAGAACAGTATTGCCTACTATCTGGCCTTACGCAAATACAAAGTCCCCGCAGCGCTCCACATCTACCAGTCAGGAGGCCATGGCTTTTCCTTTGCAGAGGGCAAGGGAGATGTAGAAGGCTGGCCGGAGGTTTGCAAAGATTGGCTGGAAGCTAGGGGCTTGTTGAAAAAACGCCTCAAAGCCCTCATCATTGATGGCCAAAACAACCATACCAATTGGCCAGAAACGACGCCTATTCTCCGACAACAACTAGAAGAAACTGGTCTTTTCGTCGTGGATGTCGCTACGACGCCACCTACGGGTGAATCACTGGCTGATTTTAGGCCTCCCTTTGCCGCTTATGATCTCGTCATCTCCAATTATAACGGAGAACCCTGGCCCGAGGCCACCCAAAAAGACTTCGAGCAATATATCCATGGCGGCGGCGGCTTTGTCTCCGTTCATGCTGCCGATAACGCCTTCCCCAAATGGCAGGCCTACAATGAAATCATCGGCCTGGGTGGATGGGGAGATCGAACAGAAAAAGATGGTCCTTATGTCTATATTAATGATAAAGGGGAAACCATCAGAGATGAAAGTCCTGGCAATGGTGGCCATCATGGGAAAAGACACGAATTTCAAATTAAAATACAAGATGCGGAACACCCTATTACCAAGGGCATGCCCGAAACCTGGCTACACCCTGCGGATGAGCTCTATGACCTCCTTCGTGGTCCTGCCGAAAACATGCATATCCTGGCTACGGCTTTCGGCGATCCCGAACAAGGTGGCCAGGGTCGCCACGAACCAATGATGATGACTATCCATTATGGCTTGGGCCGCATTTTTCACACCACATTGGGCCATTTTAATGAATCCCAACTTTGTATCGGCTTTAAAACGTCCTTCCAGCGCGCTGCCGAATGGGTGGCCACTGGAGCTGTTACCCAGGCCATGCCAGCAGACTTCCCCACCGCTGAAAAAGTATTAATTGATCATTCAAAATAATCATCTAAGCATACCATACAAAACGATGAAAATAACCAACCACTTATCCAGAAGAACCTTCGTCAAAACCATAGGCGCTGGCGCGCTCGTCAGCCCACTTTTAGGCTTTGGTTTCCCAGCGCTACCTCGCCCCGGTAGCCAGATGAAAATGGGCCTGGTCACTTATTTATGGGGGAAAGACTGGGACTTACCTACCTTAATTGCCAATTGTGTCAAAGCTAAAACCTATGGCATTGAACTGCGTGTAGAACATGCACATGGTGTAAGTCCTGAACTTTCTGCCGATAAACGAAAGGAAGTTCGAAAAATGTTCGACGACAGCAAAGCCGTCTGTCTCGGTATGGGCACCAATCAAAGTTACCACTTTGCCGATGCCGCTACCTTAAAGGAAAACATTGAGGGTACTAAAGCTTTCATTAAATTGAGTCATGATATTGGTGGTACAGGTGTTAAGGTTAAGCCTAATGCCTTTCCTAAGGGTGTTTCGAAAGAAAAAACCATCGAGCAAATCGGAAAGTCGTTCAACGAAGTGGCCAAATTCGGTGCCGACTACGGACAGGTTATCCGGGTTGAAGTCCATGGCAATGAAACCCAGGAGTTACCAAATATGAAAGCCATCATGGACGTGGCAGACCACCCCAATGTAAAGGTTTGTTGGAATTGTAACATGGAAGACTTATTAGGCGAAGGCCTCGAATACAACTTCAATCTGGTCAAAGATCGACTCGGAGATACCGTTCATATCCGAGAACTAAATGTGGGAGAATATCCTTACCAGGATTTGATGGGCTTGTTCGTCAAAATCGATTACAAAGGATGGATTTTACTAGAATGCCGGACAGAACCAGAAGATAAGGTAATGGCTATGAAAGAACAACGGAAGATTTGGAAACAAATGGTCAAGAAAGCGCAGCGAGGCTAGACAACTTTAAACAGCATGACAAATAAGCTCTTATTCCTATTGTTCCTTGCCACTTTCGGTTTAGGAGGTTGCAAATCTGTCATAGCCCCTCCAGGCAATGCCAATCCACCTAACGTCATCCTTATCATGGCCGATGACATGGGGTACGAATGCCTGAGTAGCAATGGTAGTCTTTCTTACCAAACTCCCGTATTGGATCAAATCGCTGCCAAAGGCATCCGCTTTACCAATTGTATTGCTCAGCCATTATGCACCCCTTCCAGGGTGAAAATAATGACCGGCCAATATAATTTTCGCAATTACGAAAATTTTGGCTACCTCAATCCTAACCAGCCTACCTTTGGCCAATT from Saprospiraceae bacterium encodes:
- a CDS encoding TIM barrel protein — its product is MKITNHLSRRTFVKTIGAGALVSPLLGFGFPALPRPGSQMKMGLVTYLWGKDWDLPTLIANCVKAKTYGIELRVEHAHGVSPELSADKRKEVRKMFDDSKAVCLGMGTNQSYHFADAATLKENIEGTKAFIKLSHDIGGTGVKVKPNAFPKGVSKEKTIEQIGKSFNEVAKFGADYGQVIRVEVHGNETQELPNMKAIMDVADHPNVKVCWNCNMEDLLGEGLEYNFNLVKDRLGDTVHIRELNVGEYPYQDLMGLFVKIDYKGWILLECRTEPEDKVMAMKEQRKIWKQMVKKAQRG
- a CDS encoding sodium:solute symporter family protein, whose translation is MLQSLIIAGIFYVAALALFTIRTRTKEKSSKSFLMAGANVGALLGFFTFAATLFSTFTLQGMPDFFRVNGIGAWIFLAISDAVMVFGIISVGYAFRKKASQHEYYGMAGFMSFCYKSKWAGLVTFFGAFIFLVPYVAIQIRGVAIFLSAAFPESIPLWLGATAMVTIMLIYSEIGGLKAIMYSDVLQGILLLIVIWIIGFNCLNHFGGLGEMFDEIEQKNVALLSVPGPKGLLDFQFLFGSMIAIVLLPFTQPQVSTRLIIMKDTKSLYKLAVGLGFFAILIILPTVFIGMYGAAMYPEDSMAAFLSKTFLTDQSNLIGAFVMIGLVAAAISTSDSQLFALGGEMRSLLSGEDKKMVLIARISIFVFALITLAFALMSSDELVLLTRMSFAGTALMAPMIFTGIFYDNSSQLKVIPFATLAALITLLASLFGLVPNMVMGIRMDLILLGALAIIALVTVGINKANKTA
- a CDS encoding DUF1501 domain-containing protein, which gives rise to MKLINELLQEYEKELTRRSFLQVGGLSLGAMALSMLSACNNTSSPQGLGSPIDLANPLKPRMSHFAPKAKRVIFLHMAGAPSQLELFEYKPALHKLNGLDCPPSLLEGKRFAFITGVPKMLGPQFNFGQYGETQSFVSDRLPHFSKVVDEVTFLRAMHTEEFNHAPAQLFMHTGHARMGRPSMGAWVTYGLGSENQNLPGFVVLVSGESAPSAGKSVWGSGFLPSVFQGVQCRSKGEPVLYVNNPGGMPRDIRKGSIEAINEINRQRYEEVNDPEIVTRIAQYEMAYKMQMTVPEVMDISKEPAYVHEMYGTTPGEASFANNCLLARRLAEQDVRFIQLFHRGWDSHGSSQFEALNIGFVERCNDIDKPMSALLQDLEQRGLLEETLVVWGGEFGRTPMMENRGGVSNPYAGRDHHKEAFTMWMAGGGVKKGFSFGETDEIGYFGTKDRVHTHDLQATILHLLGMDHEKLTYHFQGRDFRLTDVHGHVVQPIIA
- a CDS encoding 3-ketoacyl-ACP reductase, with the protein product MKQVALITGGSRGIGLGIAQLLAQQGWNLAINGMRPQEAVQTTLDQLAATGVEVIYCQGNVGQTEDHQRILAHILEKWGHLNALINNAGVAPKERNDLLEMSEESYDRVMGINLRGPFFLSLAAAKAMLKTKAAQPDFPAFIVNISSISATVVSTNRGQYCISKAGIGMMTQLLAARLGIEGIPVYEVRPGVIMTDMTSTVKEKYDNLILNGDLCVQKRWGYPEDVGKVVGSLLRGDFPYSTGQVIMVDGGLTMPRL
- a CDS encoding ThuA domain-containing protein, encoding MKNLLFLLWLTCISGALFAQDMVLPLFPEGIPCASENKIKITEVNNGSQRRIRQVQNPEIAVYLPAKSLANGTGVVICPGGGYTALAWDWEGSWMAKWFNEMGVAAFVLKYRLPGWESEECNDKVALMDAQRAIRLVRSKATEWQLDPEHIGIMGFSAGGHLASTASTHFDKGDATASILVDRFSSRPDFSILMYPVISMDTTIAHMGTRNNVLGKNPSAELEANFSNEKQVTAETPPTILIHADNDRAVLPENSIAYYLALRKYKVPAALHIYQSGGHGFSFAEGKGDVEGWPEVCKDWLEARGLLKKRLKALIIDGQNNHTNWPETTPILRQQLEETGLFVVDVATTPPTGESLADFRPPFAAYDLVISNYNGEPWPEATQKDFEQYIHGGGGFVSVHAADNAFPKWQAYNEIIGLGGWGDRTEKDGPYVYINDKGETIRDESPGNGGHHGKRHEFQIKIQDAEHPITKGMPETWLHPADELYDLLRGPAENMHILATAFGDPEQGGQGRHEPMMMTIHYGLGRIFHTTLGHFNESQLCIGFKTSFQRAAEWVATGAVTQAMPADFPTAEKVLIDHSK
- the yiaK gene encoding 3-dehydro-L-gulonate 2-dehydrogenase codes for the protein MKRVPFEQIHQELKRIHLKMGFTEARADLSARLFTAASLDGVYSHGLNRFPRFISYIQKGYVLIDKEPVLSKQMGALEQWDGQLGPGNLNAWFCMDRAIALAQTHGIGLVGLRNTNHWMRGGAYGWQAADAGMLSICCTNTIPNMPAWGAKNPVFGNNPLIIGVPKAEGHIVFDTAMTQFSFGKIESYSRAGKMLPVAGGFDTKGEVTQDPKEIEKSGRALPFGFWKGSGLSLMLDLLASGLSEGLSTTQIGAQKEDEYGLSQLFIAINPFSTGSKAHFEQVIKETLAAIHAAEPAAEGEQAFYPGERTLLTRKENTTLGIPVDEAYWAEIQAM
- a CDS encoding DUF1553 domain-containing protein; translated protein: MKKPSFKLVLIAATLLIGLFAIKGLFLSQEKVDFNTAVRPILNRHCLKCHGGVKAQSGLSFLFEEEAFAPAESGLPAILPGDARHSELIKRIKHHDPELRMPPAGDPLSQAEIQTLSLWIDQGAKWAKHWAYIPPQQHQVPTPKAPSYFPLQNEIDHFILAKLSENKLDPSPVTDKVTLLKRLSLDLIGLPPTPAELEAFLEDDSELAIEKVVDRLLASPHFGERWAAMWMDLARYGDSQGYQKDPYRSIWRYRDWLIDAFNQNLPFDQFTIQQIAGDLLPEPSESQLLATAFHRNTMTNDEGGTDDEEFRVAAVMDRISTTWEVWQGTTMACVQCHSHPYDPFEHKDFYTTMAFFNNTADADTYNDAPNFPTFSKPNKKQIQHWASQMTNMEHGEEITDSRVLNNIRRMALFPNWKPGFCDSWDLLQLDGKNQARRLGNGAWLAFEAVDLSDIKGLQILYADLENPGKVAIRLDSLNGPVWGETTLRKAATGKASLSLSPTAQGKRDIYIQFTSLDGPFSRRLVIQDIQFQLGAKEKVIANQEVADSLAALTMVMTPIMKDLPPNLQRKTHVFERGNWLVHGEEVKPDVPHSLFPLPTKTAYNRLDFAQWLVSPDNPLTARVIVNRFWSQLMGRGIVETLEDFGSQGTPPSHPELLDWLAIHFQQDLKWDIKALLRQMVLSSSYQQSSNTSAEAMQKDPNNRWWSRAYRRRLTAEQVRDQTLAVCGLLSEKMYGPSVMPPQPEGVWQVIRGVMRWKESEGEDRYRRALYTFWRKSSPYPSFMTFDSPSREYCVSRRIPTNTPLQALVTMNDTVYVEAARALARQMQDVESQNLEEKLSVGYKKALFKTPTDGIMAVLAAQYTDNLAFYEANPEEAQLMAQVATEKAPELAALTVVGNVILNLDEFVVRE